GGCCGGTCGCAGGCGACCAGACAGCGGCCGCAGGCGGTCGGAGAGGGCCAGGCGGGGCGGGGCGGGGGCTCTCCCGGCCGAGTGCAGCAGCCCCCAGGCCGACAGGGCGAGGCCGCCGAGGCAGATCCACGCGAGCGCCCACAGCCCGGGGGCCGGGCCGAACGGGACGGCGGTGGCCACGGCCGCCGCCGCCACCCAGCAGAGCTGGAAGATCGTCTCGTAGCGGGCAAAGGTCCGGGCGCGCACGTGGTCGGGTGCCTCGTGCTGCACCAGGCTGTCGAACGCCAGCCGGCCGGCACCCGCCGAGAAGCCGACCAGGGCGGCGACAACGCCGGCGCGCAGCAGCCCGAAGCCGAAGGCCGCCCACACGGCGGCCACCACGGTCAGGGCCAGCGAGGCGAGCAGCTGCACCGGCTCCCGCAGCACCGCCCGGAGTGCCGGCGCGGTCACCGAGCCGGCGAACCCTCCGGCCGCCGCGGCGGCCACCGTGATCGCGAGCCCCTTGCCGCCCTGGCCGTCGGCCCGGAGCAGGAAGGCGAGCAGGAAGGTGGCGAAGCCGACCGCGGAGCGCAGCGTGGCCATGGCGATGCCACCGGCCAGCAGGCGGGGCGTGAGCAGCTCCTGGTAGCGCCGGATCCGTTCCCGCGGCCTGGCCTCACCCTCGCCCTCGCCGTTCGGCAGCCCGGTCGCGGCCAGCACGCCGGCAGCGAACACCACCGCGGCGGTCCACAGGGTGGCGCCCGTCCCCACCCAGTGGTTCAGCGCGAGCGCGGGGCCGGACGCGGCGGCGCCGGCGCCGACCGAGATGACCGCCACCCGGCCGTTGGCCCACATCAGGGAGCGGTCCGGGGGCCTCGCCTCCGGCACCAGGGCGCAGCGGCTCACGCCGTGCACGCGCGACAGCACGAGCAGGCCGAAGGCGAGCGGGTAGAGCGCGAGCTGCTGGACGCGGCTCGACAGCAGGACCGCGAGCACGACCCGGCCGGCCATGGCCGCCACGATCGCGACCCGGTAGGAGCCGGCCCGGCGGTCCAGCCACGGCCCCACCAGCGGCGAGAGCACCGCGAAGGGCGCCATCGTGAGGGCGAGGTACAGCGCGACCTTGGCCCGGGCCTCCCCCAGCGGCACCGAGAAGAACACCGTGTCGGCCAGGGCCAC
This region of Actinomycetes bacterium genomic DNA includes:
- a CDS encoding MFS transporter, with the protein product MTPPAGTPEARPPGSQTRAASWRWRAFRRLLETQAAHAAGDVLVAVALADTVFFSVPLGEARAKVALYLALTMAPFAVLSPLVGPWLDRRAGSYRVAIVAAMAGRVVLAVLLSSRVQQLALYPLAFGLLVLSRVHGVSRCALVPEARPPDRSLMWANGRVAVISVGAGAAASGPALALNHWVGTGATLWTAAVVFAAGVLAATGLPNGEGEGEARPRERIRRYQELLTPRLLAGGIAMATLRSAVGFATFLLAFLLRADGQGGKGLAITVAAAAAGGFAGSVTAPALRAVLREPVQLLASLALTVVAAVWAAFGFGLLRAGVVAALVGFSAGAGRLAFDSLVQHEAPDHVRARTFARYETIFQLCWVAAAAVATAVPFGPAPGLWALAWICLGGLALSAWGLLHSAGRAPAPPRLALSDRLRPLSGRLRPARAPQAPGQRPGQGVPNQGDEAGAGEAPEADLGVSERSSRRPW